One Saccharomyces kudriavzevii IFO 1802 strain IFO1802 genome assembly, chromosome: 7 DNA segment encodes these proteins:
- the NIF3 gene encoding uncharacterized protein (similar to Saccharomyces cerevisiae NIF3 (YGL221C); ancestral locus Anc_3.531) gives MSRAITRAQLDKVVRSITKFYPQKYADKSWDNTGLLIDCSTGASANIQAKILLTVDLTKSVAQEAMDTDCNVIIAYHPFIFPSWNRLNPLTNPQHETAIKLIQNGISVYCPHTAVDAARGGVNDWLVNGLNNGENVAKSYALETVSGENDDMVGYGRFVEFGKDISLRQIIENVKRALRVPHVQVASAAVPSTWDQVMIKKAAICAGSGSGVFKQLKEDVDLYYTGEMSHHEVLKWKEMGKTVIVCNHSNTERGFLQDVMHGLLKDEGLEVLVSKNDHDPLTVV, from the coding sequence ATGAGTAGAGCCATTACTAGAGCACAATTGGATAAGGTCGTGCGTAGCATCACCAAATTCTACCCTCAAAAGTACGCAGATAAGAGTTGGGACAATACGGGTCTCCTCATTGATTGTTCCACCGGTGCCAGTGCGAACATTCAAGCCAAGATTCTTCTAACGGTGGATCTTACCAAGTCAGTGGCTCAAGAAGCCATGGATACTGACTGCAACGTGATCATCGCCTACCatccttttattttccccAGTTGGAACAGGTTGAATCCTCTCACGAACCCACAACACGAGACAGCCATAAAGCTAATTCAAAACGGAATATCCGTATACTGCCCCCACACTGCAGTGGATGCTGCTCGCGGCGGTGTCAACGACTGGCTGGTCAACGGCTTGAACAACGGGGAGAACGTCGCAAAGTCCTATGCCTTGGAAACTGTCAGCGGTGAAAACGACGACATGGTCGGCTACGGTAGATTCGTAGAGTTCGGTAAAGACATTTCTTTGAGGCAGATCATTGAGAATGTCAAGCGTGCCTTGCGGGTTCCTCATGTACAAGTGGCATCTGCTGCCGTTCCTTCCACATGGGACCAAGTAATGATCAAAAAAGCTGCTATTTGCGCCGGAAGTGGGTCTGGCGTATTCAAGCAACTGAAAGAAGATGTGGATCTTTACTATACTGGTGAGATGTCCCATCACGAAGTGCTGAAGTGGAAAGAAATGGGCAAGACCGTTATTGTCTGCAACCACTCAAACACCGAGCGAGGCTTCTTACAAGACGTTATGCATGGGCTACTGAAAGATGAAGGTCTTGAGGTGCTTGTCAGCAAGAACGACCACGACCCTTTGACTGTTGTTTAG
- the BOL2 gene encoding Bol2p (similar to Saccharomyces cerevisiae FRA2 (YGL220W); ancestral locus Anc_3.530), translating into MSVTEQRLRERIESTIPQVYHIIVTDLSYGCGQSFDIVVVSDFFQGKNKLMRSRAVNKAVKEELEEIHAFSCKCYTEEEWSKIVV; encoded by the coding sequence ATGTCCGTTACAGAACAGAGGCTCCGCGAGAGGATTGAGTCAACCATACCGCAAGTTTACCATATCATCGTGACGGATCTTTCGTACGGTTGTGGTCAATCATTTGACATTGTGGTGGTCAGCGATTTTTTCCAAGGCAAGAACAAACTAATGAGAAGTCGTGCGGTGAATAAAGCCGTTAAGGAAGAGCTAGAGGAGATTCACGCTTTTAGCTGCAAGTGCTACACGGAGGAGGAGTGGTCCAAGATTGTCGTTTGA
- the MDM34 gene encoding ERMES complex subunit MDM34 (similar to Saccharomyces cerevisiae MDM34 (YGL219C); ancestral locus Anc_3.529) has protein sequence MSFRFNEEVFGDNSFNERIREKLSTALNSPSKKKLDILKSGITVQKVDFPTTPQLEILDLDIITQPKSLAKGICKISCKDAMLRIQTVIESNLLLINEQDTPAFTMPRLINNGSFTIPITMTFSAIELEAITNIFVKNPGIGISFNDVDLDFKFDCSIKILQSTIERRLKESMHVVFKDVLPSLIFNTSQNWFTNHGEGTSTIPSKKDHHRLQTTMSRNVILDGSDFQELSPINMLRLSSIVSSRSTLSLHSSVMNSLSAIPGCLERQNLYRFISRMPSLNNHYSSPSLLPPKSSNVSTEQLVMPFYCSHNLLPKAVLDSSKYDLPTITKIQSRLFDRSNSNDDNANPRRRKIKYKRTRSPLIPQPQEEQDVSDSTALVETETPTPISTPVPKPEEQSPPYLKTTVSIRDKYVIPEKITLNSDTKKESPKMKKPFYFIGLNSQDSSNNWKCGMEESPPPYH, from the coding sequence ATGTCATTTAGGTTCAACGAAGAAGTATTCGGCGACAACTCTTTCAATGAACGAATACGGGAAAAGTTATCAACGGCATTGAACTCGCCATCCAAGAAGAAGCTGGATATCTTGAAAAGCGGAATAACGGTGCAGAAGGTAGATTTCCCCACAACACCGCAACTAGAGATTCTGGACCTTGATATCATCACGCAGCCTAAGTCGCTGGCTAAGGGTATCTGCAAGATCTCCTGCAAGGACGCTATGTTGCGGATTCAGACAGTTATAGAGTCGAATCTCTTATTAATTAATGAACAGGACACCCCCGCTTTCACGATGCCACGGCTGATCAACAACGGATCGTTCACGATCCCTATAACGATGACGTTCAGCGCCATCGAGCTGGAAGCAATCACGAACATTTTTGTCAAGAACCCTGGAATTGGAATCTCGTTTAATGATGTGGACCTGGATTTCAAGTTCGATTGTTCTATAAAAATTCTGCAAAGTACCATCGAGAGAAGGTTGAAGGAGTCCATGCACGTCGTGTTCAAAGACGTTCTTCCCTCTTTAATCTTCAACACATCACAGAATTGGTTCACTAATCACGGCGAAGGCACTAGCACTATCCCCAGTAAAAAAGACCATCATCGCTTGCAGACTACGATGTCTAGAAATGTGATCTTGGACGGGTCCGATTTCCAGGAGCTTTCGCCAATAAACATGCTGCGTCTTTCGAGTATCGTTTCATCCAGGTCTACACTTTCACTGCACTCCAGTGTGATGAATTCCCTTTCTGCTATACCAGGGTGTCTGGAAAGGCAAAACTTGTACCGTTTCATATCAAGGATGCCGTCGCTAAATAATCACTACTCTTCGCCATCGTTGCTACCACCCAAATCGTCGAATGTATCGACGGAACAGTTGGTGATGCCATTTTACTGTTCTCACAATCTATTACCCAAGGCAGTGCTGGATTCGAGCAAGTATGATTTGCCCACTATAACTAAAATTCAGTCTCGTCTCTTTGATAGGAGTAATAGTAACGACGACAACGCTAatccaagaagaagaaagatcaAATATAAGAGGACCCGGTCGCCCCTAATTCCGCAACCACAAGAGGAGCAAGATGTGAGCGACAGCACGGCCTTAGTCGAAACAGAAACGCCTACACCGATTTCAACACCAGTGCCTAAGCCTGAAGAGCAATCTCCGCCATATTTGAAAACGACGGTATCGATACGGGACAAATATGTTATACcggaaaaaataacgtTAAATTCCGACACCAAAAAGGAATCGCctaaaatgaagaaaccaTTTTACTTCATAGGTTTGAATTCGCAAGATTCGTCAAATAACTGGAAGTGCGGTATGGAGGAGAGTCCTCCGCCATAtcattag